In the genome of Streptomyces sp. SLBN-118, the window ACCACGTCACGGGCCTCGCCGGGCTCGCCGAGCAGCGCGAAGCCGGGCGCCTTGCGGCGCGCGGAGGCGAGTGCCGCGTTGCCGAGGCCGCCCCGGCCTCCCTGGCCCGCGATGAAGGTGGTGCCCTGACCGACGAGGTCGGCGAGCACGTTGCCCTGCCGGTCCAGGACGACGGTGCCGTCGGGGACGGGCAGGACCAGGTCCTGGCCGTCCTTGCCGGAGCGGTTGTCGCCGGCGCCGGGCTGGCCGTTGGTGGCCTTGCGGTGCGGGCTGTGGTGATAGTCGAGCAGCGTCGTCACCGACTGGTCGACGACCAGGATGACGTCGCCGCCACGGCCGCCGTTGCCACCGTCGGGGCCGCCGAGCGGCTTGAATTTCTCCCGGTGAACGGAGGCGCAGCCGTGGCCTCCGTTACCCGCGGCGACATGCAGCTCGACGCGGTCCACGAAGGTGGTCATGGGTGTGCCTCCAGTTAGGTACGGAATGTCTCTTGTGTAACAAGCGAAAGGCGGACCCGCTTCCCGGTCGACGGGAAGCGAGGTCCGCCCTCGCAAAGAAAACCGCTCTACGAGCGCCTGTGTCAGGCGACCGGAACGATGTTCACTACCTTGCGGCCACGGCGAGTACCGAACTCCACCGCGCCGGCGTCCAGCGCGAACAGCGTGTCGTCCTTGCCACGGCCGACGCCGTTGCCCGGGTGGAAGTGGGTGCCGCGCTGGCGGACCAGGATCTCACCGGCGTTGACGACCTGACCGCCGAAGCGCTTCACGCCGAGCCGCTGAGCATTGGAGTCGCGACCGTTCCGAGTGGACGATGCGCCCTTCTTGTGTGCCATCTCTCCTCAGTCCCTTACTTCGCAGCCGTGGGGATGCCGGTGACCTTGATCGCCGTGTACTGCTGGCGGTGACCCTGGCGACGGCGGTAGCCGGTCTTGTTCTTGTAGCGAAGGATGTCGATCTTCGCGCCCTTGTGGTGGTCCACGACCTCGGCCGTGACCTTGATTCCGGCCAGCACCCACGGGTCGCTGGTCACGGCGTCGCCGTCGACAACGAGCAGGGTCGAGAGCTCGACCGTGTCGCCAACCTTGGCAGTGGAAATCTTGTCAACCTCAACGATGTCGCCGACAGCAACCTTGTGCTGGCGACCACCGCTGCGCACGATGGCGTACACGCGGATCTCTCTCTCGCTCGGAACGGGCCCCCTGATGCCAGCCGCTCGCACGGGCCGAAGCCCGCAACGATCCGGAAGGATGAGCGGCCTCTCCTGACCGGCGGAGCCGTCGGGAGGGAGTTGCTCAGGGGTGGGCGTGCATGGAAACACACCGAGGGTCAAGGTTACGGGGCCCGCCCCAGGGGGTCAAACCGGGTCCCCGGCCCCCGTCTCTGGTGGATGCTCACGGCGGCCTGTTCAATATCAACTCGTGTCCCTGCGCTCCCTGATCACCATGCCTCGCATGCTCCGCCACGGCTCCGCCGTGGGCGCGGATCTGCCACCGGACGAGGCCGTCACCCTCGGCGCCGTCGCCGACCCCGCCCTGCGTGCCGCGCTCGCCGCCGCCGCGGACGGCGACGCCGCGCCCGCCCGCGAACTGCTCGCCGAGACCCGGTTGGGAGCCCAGTGGGAGCGGCGCAGTGCGTGCGTCTCGGAGCTCGCCGAGTGCGCCCTGCACAGCCCGGGCTGGCTGGAGGACTGGCTGGCGAAGTCGCCCGGCGACCCCGACGCGGTGCTGGTGAAGGCGGATCTGTGCATCCAGCAGGCCTGGGAGATACGGACCGGCTCCCGTGCCCGGCACGTGTCCGAGGACCAGTTCCGGGCCTTCTTCGCGCTCCTTGAGGACGCCGCTCCGGTCATCGCCGCGGCGGCCGAGCTGAACCCCACCGACCCGGTGCCGTGGGAGGTCGCGCTCACCCACTCCCGCGGCATCCAGGCGCCCCGCGATGTGTTCGACGCGTACTGGGCCAAGGCCGTCGCCCGCGCGCCGCACCACTACGGCTGCCATGCCACGGCCCTGCAGTATCTGTGCGACAAGTGGTACGGCTCGCACGAGGAGATGTTCGACTTCGCCGAGCGGGCCGCCGCGGGGGCGCTGCCCGGCTCGAAGCTGCACGCGCTGCCACTGCTGGCCGCGGTCGAGTACGAGGTGGTGTCCGGCGGCTCCACCGAGGACGGCCCGATCGACCGCGCGCGGGTCGAGGCCGCCGTGACCCGGGCCCAGGCGCTGTCGGGCTGGTACGAGCACGGCGACCCCGAAGCCGCCGGGTTCCGCAACCACCTGGCTCTGATGCTGATCTTCGCGGAACGCTGGAACGAGGCCCTGGATGTCTTCCGGGCGATCGGTGTGCACGCCCGCGAACTGCCATGGGCGTACGTCGGCGCCAGCCGCAAGGAGTTCCTGGAGTTCCGGCTCGGCGTCCGGATGCAGGTCGCCTCCCAGACCCCCTTCTTCGGCCGCCCGCCGGGGCCCGCCCGGCCGGCTCCCGTACCGGACGTCCCTGCGCCGCGCTCCCTCGCGATAGCCGCGGCCCGTCCCCACGAGGTCGCCGAGGCGGCCCTGATGTGCGGTGTCTCGCTCCGTATCGCCCCCGCCCCCTCGGCAACGGGGATGAGCTACGTCGAACTCGTCCCCGACGCCACTCCCGGCAGACGCGCAAGCCTGTCGGCCGGCGAGGGGATGCTGACGGCGGCCGCGGACAACTTCACCACCGGTGAGAAGTGGCCCGCCCTGGTGGTGCGCCGCACCGCCGACCGCTGCGGCTTCACGCTGTTCCACAAGGGCAGGGCCCGCGCCTCCCATCTGTGGGACCCGGCGGCCCCGGTCATCGACCATGCGGAGGCCACCGCCACCGCGCAGGCCCTCGCCGCCGTCTTCCCCGGGGTGGACCCGCGTCCGCTGGTCACCCTGCTGCGCGGCACCAACAGCCCGGCTCAGCGGCAGTCGGACCTGGTGGCCGCGCTCGGGCTGCCCCCGCTCCCGGACGGCTTCGGCGAGCGCGACGAGATCCTCCAGGGCTCGCCCGGAGCCCAACTCCTCGCCAGGCGCGGGGTGTTCAAAGGCATCCGCGACACCATGTCGACGGACCTGGGCACCCCGGCCCTGCCCGTCCCCCGCCGTCGGCGCTGGTGGGTGCTGCGACTCGTGGGCCTGGCGATCCTCTTCCCCGCTGCGGTGTACGCATGGTGGTCCCCGGACGTGAGCTGGTACCGCACGATCGTCCCGACGGCTGCCACGCTGTACCTGGCGCTCCAGCTCAGGAAGGCCCGGGCCCAGCGGCCATGAACGGGCCGCGGGCCGTATGCTCGCCGGGCGAAGCCGCGCACCGGAAGGCAGAACAGTGAACTACAGGGTCCAGCCCACCGCCCAGGTCGACGAGACCGCCGTCATCGGCGCCGGGAGCAGTGTCTGGGAGCTCGCCCAGATCCGCGAGGGCGCCAAGCTCGGCGAGGGCTGTGTCGTCGGCCGCGGCGCCTACGTCGGCACCGGCGTACAGATCGGCGACAACGTCAAGCTGCAGAACTACGCCCTGGTTTACGAGCCCGCCGAACTCGGCGACGGTGTGTTCGTCGGCCCGGCCGTAGTGCTCACCAACGACCACAACCCGCGCTCCGTCGACCCCGACGGCAAGCAGAAGCGCGGCGGTGACTGGGAGGCCGTCGGCGTCAAGGTCGCCGAGGGCGCATCGCTGGGCGCGCGCTCGGTGTGTGTCGCGCCGGTGCGGATCGGCCGCTGGTCCATGGTCGCCGCGGGCGCGGTCGTCACCAAGGACGTACCGGACTTCGCGCTGGTCGTGGGCGTGCCCGCCCGCCGGATCGGCTGGGTCGGCCGGGCCGGTGTCCGCCTCGTGGAGCGCGAGGGCGAGCAGGGCGTGTGGGAGTGCCCGCAGAGCGGCTCGCTGTACGTGGAGAAGGACGGTGTCCTTGCCGAGCAGGAGCAGGCGGTCTGACCGGACGGCTTCCCCAAGCTGACGAAACCCCCCGGACCCGGTCCGGGGGGTTTCCCATGTCTGCCCGCCTCAGGCCCGGGTCCAGGCCTCCAGCGCCAGGCCCGACTCCGCCTTCTGGCGCGTGACCCGCAGCGTCCCGTCCGTACCGAACGCCGCCATCACGACCCGGCCCCTCGCGTCGATCGCCAGCGCCGGAGCCCCCACGCAGGGCTCACCCGTCAGAGTCCAGCTGACCCCCGAGGTCTCGTCCTCGGTGGGATACGCGGCCAGCGCCGGGCGGCCGGTGTCGGCGTCGCGGTGCGCGAGGATCGTGCAGTCGTGACCGTCGACCGGGGTGCGCAGCAGCGCGACCGGTCCGGTGCCCCCACCGTTGCCGAGCGGGGCCGCGTCGGCGGTCGGGCGCCAGGCGCGAACCGTGTTGTCCCCCGCGTCGTGCCAGAAGTGCGTGAGCCGGTTGCCGCCGGTGCGTTCCGAGCTCAGCGAGTCGGCTCCGGCCTTGGCGGGGATGTCGTCGGCGCGCTGGAACTTGACGCCCGGCGTCTCCTGCTCCCAGCGCATGATGTGGTCCTCGGTCGGGATGAGCAGTTCCATCAGACCGTCCGGTGTCAGCGAGGCGGACACGGTGCCCAGCCCGCCGCTGCCCTTGAGGTCGGCCCACTTGTTCCACTTGCCCGAAGGCACCTGGGCGCGCCCGCAGACGCCGCCGCCCGCGTTGCGTACGAACACATGCAGCGAGCCCTCGGCATCGATGACCGCCGACGGGAGGCCGATCTGCTCGGCGAGACCGGGGTCGTTCGGGTAGGGGGTACCGAGCGGATACCAGTCACGCACGGCAAGGCCGGACTGGTACTGCACGGCGTACACCACATCGATGGCGGTCCGGCCGTCCGGGAGGGGCCTGCGGCGCAGGCCCACCAGGTGGACATAACCGTCGGCGCCCTGCGCAATGGAGAGATACGGCAGCACCCCCCGGGCGGGGATGACGTCGGGCCCGGTCCACTCGGGGCCCCCGGGCCGGGTCTCGGTCCAGCGCAGCACGCCGTCCGAGCCAGGTGCGTACGCCGTGAGCCTGCCGTCCTTGCCGCGCACCAGCCAGCCGGTGGTGGGGGCCAGCGAGGTGTCCACGGTAGGTATCGGAGTGGCCTTTCGGCTCGGCGCCGCGTCCGAGCGACGCGCAGATTTCCGTCCGGACCAGACCGCCATGGCTCACCATCGTCTTTCGCGTGACCGCCCGCAAAACGTGCGCGACGATAGTACGACAGGTTTGCGGCACGAACTCCCGCCGCTCCCGGGCCCTCTCCCCTGCCTCGTAGACGGCCCGTTCACGAAATCGTTATCCAGAACACGCGCCCCGCGCGAAGGCCCAGCCGCCGGTCCGCTCACCTCGGCCATTGCCTACCATTGCGGAGAACACCCCTGGGAGCGCGCGCTTGGCCGGGCCGGTCCGGCCGCCTCGGCGGTGGCGCGATCGCGCGGGGTGTCGGCCCGCAGTATGAGACCGTGACACGCCCCGCCAGTGACCTGACCCAGAAGAAGAGTGTTCAGTGAAAGTCATCAGCATCGTCGGTGCCCGTCCGCAATTGGTGAAGCTCGCCCCCATTGCGGCCGCGTTCGCCGAGACCGACCACGAGCACGTCATCGTGCACACCGGGCAGCACTACGACGCCGACCTCTCCGACGTCTTCTTCGACGGTCTCGGCATCCCCGACCCGGACGTCCACCTCGGTGTCGGCTCCGGCAGCCACGGCGTCCAGACCGGTTCTGTGCTCACCGCGCTCGACCCGGTGCTCGAGCGGGAGCAGCCCGACTGGGTCCTCGTCTACGGCGACACCAACTCGACCATCGCCGGTGCGCTCTCGGCGGTGAAGATGCACCTGCCGGTCGCGCACCTGGAGGCCGGTCTGCGCTCCTTCAACCGGCGCATGCCCGAGGAGCACAACCGCGTACTGACCGACCACTGCGCCGACGTCCTGCTGGCCCCGACCGAGGAGGCCATGCGCCACCTCGCAGACGAGGGCCTGGGGGACCGCGCCGTGCTGGCCGGTGACGTGATGGTCGACATCTGCCTGCGCATCCGCGACGCGGTGCTCGCCGGCGAACACGCCGCGCCCGCGCTGCCCGAGGGCATCGACCCCTCCAAGCCGTTCCTGCTGGCGACCCTGCACCGGCCCGACAACACCGACGACCCCGAGCGCCTCGCCGCGATCATCGGCGCCATGGCCAAGCTGCCCGTCCCGGTGGCGCTGCTCGCGCACCCGCGCCTGGTCGCGCGGGCCGAGCAGCACGGCATCGAACTGGCGCAGGGTTCGGTGCACGTCGGCCGACCGCTGCCTTACGCGGGTCTGGTCGCCGCGGTGCTGGCCTCGACCGGTGTCGTCACCGACTCCGGCGGCCTGCAGAAGGAAGCCTTCCTCCTGGAGCGGATCACGACGACGATCCGTCCAGAAACCGAGTGGGTCGAAACCGTCGACACCGGTTGGAACGTCTTGGTACCTGACCCGCACGAGCTCTCCGCCGACGAGTGGGCCGCCACGGTCACCCGCGCCGTTCCGACGGCCGACCCGGGCACTCCCTACGGCGACGGACGAGCCGCGCAGAACGTTGTCCGGATCATGGAAGAGTGGAAGGGGGGCAGCCGGCTCGTGTGACGGACAAGCGCCTCATTGCAGGCTCTAATCCGTACTTGTCACCGTGCTAGCGTCACCGTTTATGTCAGCGTCTCCCAGGTCCGGGCTGCCCTCAGAAGGCCCGCGCCCGCACGTCATTTATCTCGCCATCGGCTTCCCGCCGGCTGCAAAAAGCAGCGCCTACCGCATGCGCGAGACGGCGAACCAGTTCTGCTACGCAGGCTGGGACGTCACCGTCGTCAATATCGCCCAGGAGTCCTGGGAGCGGGACTCGGGTGTCGACCTGACCCTTCTGGAGCAGGTCGACCCGCGGGTGAAGATCGTCGAGCTGCCGCTGTCCCGTGAGGACCTGGAAACGGACATCCGGCTCTACAGCGAGGACCGC includes:
- the wecB gene encoding non-hydrolyzing UDP-N-acetylglucosamine 2-epimerase — protein: MKVISIVGARPQLVKLAPIAAAFAETDHEHVIVHTGQHYDADLSDVFFDGLGIPDPDVHLGVGSGSHGVQTGSVLTALDPVLEREQPDWVLVYGDTNSTIAGALSAVKMHLPVAHLEAGLRSFNRRMPEEHNRVLTDHCADVLLAPTEEAMRHLADEGLGDRAVLAGDVMVDICLRIRDAVLAGEHAAPALPEGIDPSKPFLLATLHRPDNTDDPERLAAIIGAMAKLPVPVALLAHPRLVARAEQHGIELAQGSVHVGRPLPYAGLVAAVLASTGVVTDSGGLQKEAFLLERITTTIRPETEWVETVDTGWNVLVPDPHELSADEWAATVTRAVPTADPGTPYGDGRAAQNVVRIMEEWKGGSRLV
- the rpmA gene encoding 50S ribosomal protein L27, which encodes MAHKKGASSTRNGRDSNAQRLGVKRFGGQVVNAGEILVRQRGTHFHPGNGVGRGKDDTLFALDAGAVEFGTRRGRKVVNIVPVA
- a CDS encoding acyltransferase codes for the protein MNYRVQPTAQVDETAVIGAGSSVWELAQIREGAKLGEGCVVGRGAYVGTGVQIGDNVKLQNYALVYEPAELGDGVFVGPAVVLTNDHNPRSVDPDGKQKRGGDWEAVGVKVAEGASLGARSVCVAPVRIGRWSMVAAGAVVTKDVPDFALVVGVPARRIGWVGRAGVRLVEREGEQGVWECPQSGSLYVEKDGVLAEQEQAV
- the rplU gene encoding 50S ribosomal protein L21 codes for the protein MYAIVRSGGRQHKVAVGDIVEVDKISTAKVGDTVELSTLLVVDGDAVTSDPWVLAGIKVTAEVVDHHKGAKIDILRYKNKTGYRRRQGHRQQYTAIKVTGIPTAAK